AAGTTGGAATTATATGTTATGATGAATATTTGTTTCAGAAATTGCCGGTGTTATGAATTTCTCTAGCTCATTCCTATTCACGTGTGGCATGATGAATGTTACAGGAAAATTCAATTATCCTGATCGATTAGAGCTTGTAGCTTGCATGCAATTGACCAGAGGAAACCTACCAGATGCATGCAATCGAACATATAATTAAAGAGGAAATGATTGAGGCAAAGCAAGTATATATAACCAACCCCATTAGGGAACAAACCGAGTACACACAGAGCAGGATGTCCAGCCGCACTGTTaggaaacaagacaaaaacagttGCAGAAAAATAGATGAATCAAAGCGATTCATGGATCGAAACAGAGCGGGAAGTCCAGCCGTACTGTTaggaaacaagacaaaaacagttGCAGAAAAACGGATGAATCAAACCGAGTACACACAGAGCGATTCATGGATGGAAACAACTAGCAACTAATTAGGAGGGGAAGCCCAAAATCAGTTGAGGCAGCAGTTATTACAGTGACCCATCGTTTCCCACAAGCAACAGATAACCACACCTCGTTTTCTTCTCTATTCATCTCGATCGGTCATGCCATCTCATCTAATCACCTCCCACCTCAAGATTCAAAGCATGCTTCCTCTCTTTTCCCTCTAACCTCTTGGCCTCTATAAGTACATGCCCGTGGTGACACACCGCGTGTGGTTAGCGCGTGTGACTATGACTTAGACTTAGACTTTTACttgtcgaggagaggagaggaggagctcCGTCATGGCGGTCGGTGACCCAGGACGAGATGGCCGGATGGATGATGGATTGCGGCCACGAGCGAGCGATTTACCAGGTGATACATACAGACTCTTCCTCTGTCTCTATTTGGGTCTGGTTATATAAGGATTCATTGGAAGATGAGCAGGTCGAGAGATCTAGATTTTGCACTCAAATTGATGATCAAAGTCAAGTTAATTTGAAATATAAGGAGAGTTTGTGAACCGAAATGGTAACTGCATGAACTAACTAACCAATGAGCGGCGTGTTTTTTCGGTAGGATCTGGATGGGCGTTCTACCTGGTGGTGGCCGTGCAGACTGCCATCAACACCGGGACAACCATCGGCAGTATCTTGCTCGCCGCCAACTGTGTAGAGGTGATtgattagtttttttttctttcaggAAAGGTGATTGATTAGTTAGTTAGTATGATCTGCGCACGTAAATCTGCATCGAATATGCAATTTTAGGTTACTACCAGGCTTACTGCAAAATTATACTGCTCCCACTGCTATTTTTTTCATGGTATAAAATTTAGTCTTTATCACCGGCTACTGGGCCTTTGGCAAGACGGTGCGGTCCAACGCCATGCAAAGCTTTATGCCTGAGACGGGGCCCTCGCTAGCACCGACATGGCTTCTCGGCCTCGCCGTTGTGctcgtcctcctccagctcctcGCCATCGCGTTGTTGTACGCACAAGTGGCGTACGAggtgatggagaagatgttggcgGACCCGACGCAAGGGAGGTTCTCACGGCGGAACCTCATGCCGCGGTTGGCGCTGAGGACCATCTATGTGGCGTTTTGCGCGTTTGTTGCGGCGGCACTGCCGTTCTTCGGTGCCATTGTGGGCGTGATTGGGTCTGTGGGGTTCATCCCGCTCGACTTTGTGATTCCAGTCGTCATGTACAACATGGCCGTGTCTCCACCTAGGAGGTCGCTGGTGTACATAACCAATTTGATGATCATGGTTGTGTTCACCGGCGTCGGGGTCATTGGCGACGTCGCCTCCATTCGGAAACTTGTGCTCAACGCCGGGCGGTTCAAGCTCTTCAGCGACCATGCCTTCAACTGAATCCATTTCTTGCTTCTACCACACCGGCCCTTATATTACATCTTTTTCCGTTAGAAATATTCATCCAATATTTCTTCTAGTAGTCAGCTCCAAGTTAAGCAACTCGTGGTTAGATTGTTAACATCAGAGATCAAATCTTAGCTTTAGCACTTTGATGTCTCATAAAAGTCGATATTTTTTCATTGGGAGGCGATGTTCTTGTCGATAGAGAGGCGATTGTTTTGACTTCGACAATCTCAAGCCACGCTAGCGCCACCGGCGGCTGGGAAGATGGCGAAGGCGCTGGTGATCTGCTACTCGGTAGCGTCCTTCACCTTCTACCTACCAGCCATCACCGGCTACTGGGCCTTTGGCAAGACGGTGCGGTCCAACGCCATGCAGAGCCTTATGCCTGAGACGGGGCCCTCGCTAGCACCGACATGGCTTCTCGGCCTTGCCGTTGTGctcgtcctcctccagctccttgcCATCGCGTTGTTGTACGCACAAGTGGCGTATGAggtgatggagaagatgttggcgGACCCGACGCAAGGGAGGTTCTCACGGCGGAACCTCATGCCGCGGTTGGCGTTGAGGACCATCTATGTGGCGTTCTGCGCGTTTGTTGCGGCGGCACTGCCGTTCTTCGGTGCCATTGTGGGCGTGATTGGGTCCGTGGGGTTCATCCCTCTCGACTTTGTGATTCCAGTCGTCATGTACAACATGGCCGTGTCTCCACCTAGGAGGTCGCTGGTGTACATAACCAATTTGATGATCATGGTTGTGTTCACGGGCGTCGGGGTCATTGGCGCCGTCGCCTCCATTCGGAAACTTGTGCTCAACGCCGGGCGGTTCAAGCTCTTCAGCGACCATGCCTTCAATTGAATCCATTTCTTGCTTCTACCACACCGGACCATATATTACATCTTTCTGTTAGAAATATTCATCCAATATTTCTTCTAGTAGTCAGCTCCAAGTTAAGCAACTCGTGGTTAGATTGTTAACATCAGAGATCAAATCTTAGCTTTAGCACTTTGATTTCTCATAAAAGTCGATATTTTTTCATTGGGAGGCGATGTTCTTGTCGATAGAGAGGCGATTGTTTTGACTTCGACAATCTCAAGATCAGTTGGATCCATCTCTCAGTCCCAATCTCTTGGAGAGATTCATAGGGATAGGGTGTTCGTTCATATGGTGAGTGTATGCACGTATTTGTGAGCGTCCGCGTATGTATTATGTTTCGAAAAAAATAGATTTTACTCAACGTAGGTGGTATTTGAAATATACTCCATGTTGGCAGAGTTCTTCAACCTTGTAGTGGGGGCGGCGTAGCAAACCCAGAACCTGGCGGCGCGATCCTCTCCTTTCGTCCTAGCCTCGGCATCGCCGGGCCAGTGGTCATGGAGACGGATCTTGCACTGCTCCTCCTCAAGGTTTGGGACCACGACaccaagggcggcggccctggatggcgGTGACGCCGTCAACCTGGTGGCAGGTGGCGGACGTCTGGTACCACTGACCGTGGCACCACGGTGGTGGTCTTGtctctcgccggaggagatcgacTAGTTGTGTGGCTAGCCAGGGCGGATCTCGCGATCCGTCGCCTAGCCCCCGATGGCGAGACGcagctgccggtgaaagccgACCGGACTTCGGTCATGGCAGATGATGGCGGCGTGCttcgtcgttaccttgttgaaggcattgtctctgcagCCTGCGTTTCTTCGCCtgggctgctccgggggaaatccTAGAccggggtctcccggatcggacgatggcggcgcgcaacgccgttctccctgttgggggcatcgttttttgagcagacaacggatggcggtggtgctgaggtggagcggcGTGCTTTCGCTGTGTCGGCGTCGTCGAGTCGCCGCGACATGGTGTAGTGGTGTCTCGGGACGGATGCAGGGTGATGGACTCAcgcaggatggtggagtcgtctAGCGCCGTGGTggcatcgatggcaggcctgTCATGGTcgatgcgatgatctctcttgaagatggagtcgaggaagacggcggcagCAACTTTGGCGTACGCGTTGGCGTATGCTGGGAGTCCGCTTGACTGGGAGTCCGCTTGACTGGGCGgcctgggaaggcatttggtttttggttgatgtgtgttggtgaattgtcaccaccttcatccctctgtagatttagcgaggtggcttcagtttgatcttttgtattgctcttgtaaggtgttgtgaataatctaataaaaagccgtgtgcatcccttggatgcagaagctggggcgatatttcccccatttcaaaaaaaaacgcCCTTGACAACAACTATTACCATTGCAATCAAGTTATTTCTACATAGTCATAGCTGCCATATCACGGTGGCTGCTCTCACCCAAATAAGAGTTATATAATTGTAATCAATTTCACATAACTAGTTATCACGCTCGGCCTGATTTCAATATTATTGTCCACAATACCCGAATTCTATCTCAACCTTTCTATTCTGAAAATATAAATGAAAAAATAGGAGAAAAAATAAAAGTGACAGAAAAATAGGTATTTGCAACACATCCATGTACACTACTTGGCGGTACAAGTTAAAAGTCACTTGGATAACTGACCATATAAAACACGTAAACTTGTATTGGAAGAATAAATGGTTGTTGATCTCGTCATGATGAAAAAAATACAATATAAGAAGCTTACAAGGCATTACCAAGAAGGGGCTGCGTTTTTTTACTTAAAGGTCGTGAATACCAAGAGCATCTGATCTTTCGGACGGAAACCACATTCCATTTAGACCATCGGCGTTTCTTGTATGTATTGCTATAGCCTTGTCAATAGAACGGTGATCGAAAGTAATCCAATCTATGAGTGACTCCTTTTAACAGCTGAAAGGATCATATCATAACCATGTTGTTTAGTGCTGAATTAATGATAATCAATAGTAGATTTCCCTTCTATCCACTTAACTTTTTCTCAACGCCTTCCTCAATGTGTTCTTTTGTTAGTCTCCGATAGTTGAAACTGGCTCTGATCACATCCAAATAATTCAACGTACTGGATGGCTGCATCTTGGGCTTAGAAACATTCACTCTGATGTAAAGAAATTTTAATGCAAGAGTGTTAGTGAAACGTTGATAGTATCAACTTCAAGCTCTCGTCCTTTTTGAGGACGTATCATTAAAAAGTACCATTAGCATATTAAAAGATAGATGTCAACCATTCACTAGGTGTAGAACTACCCCTCAATTTGGCCATTTATTTTTACACGTTCAATCGTAATGCTAACATTCTGCCACAATTTTAATGAACATGGGTGATAGTAGGTCGTCTTTCTTTTTATAGTCGTTAATACAATTTTTTACTAGTAAGATTGTACTAGCACAATGAGGAGCTAGCCAATGGGATGCGGATTTGGTGCACATTTAAATGAGCACCAGCGCTTCCAGTTtttaaaatattttaaaaaattatatcTACATATCAAAAAATCATCACATTTATTCCATGAATACATATACATGTTCTAAATACTCGTGCAGAATTTCGATAGAAATTACATTGTATTTTAAGCTACAGGAAAAAAAATTGTGGCTACGTATAGGAGCATATATTTGTCAAAAATTTTGTCTTTTTTCTATAGCtcaaaatataacatatttttctcCAAAATTACTACCGTAACTTCAGAATGTTTATATGTatctgggtatttaatttcaaTTGTTTTGAAATCCAAAAAAATATGATTTTAAAGAACCATGAGCACTGGTACTTATGTGCCAAAGGCACTTTTCGCAGCCAATGTCCCTTTTTTATAAGAGATATTTTGTTAAATCAAAAGCTTACATCAGGATGATATAAAACAATTATACCCAATCTTTGTGTATTATTTAGGATGCAGACAGGAGTAAGAACACCTATcgtacaaaaaaaaatagtagcaaaatagagGAGGTGGTGTTTTGGCACATAGGTGCATATGAACCTATTATATAAAATGCAGAAAAAAATaatatttaaaaaaattaaaaaatttccAGATAAAATTTCGCGTGTACTTATGGACATCCTATATTCGCACACAAGTTTTCCGAGAAAACAAACATTttatgtggtctatataaaaaagttaaaacaATATCTTGTGAATAGTCATGTTTTGAACattaaaatttatcttttttacatggGATGCAaaaaatattctttttttttccgAAAAACTTGTGTGCCAACATacaatgtctagatatacatccacaattttatttcataatttTTTAATACTTTAAAATGTGTTTCCACATAGTGGGTTCATATGCACCGGTGAGCCGAAATGAATATGTCCAAAATAGAGCTAGTTATACATACGCCAGTACGTCAAATGAAAATTTTAAATAGCCAGGAAAAaacaatgaaaagataagcagatGACGTCAGCTGAGCTTGTGTGGCACGCGCGCAGCCCCGCAGCCAGGAGCAGTGTATCTGGTGAAAAGAAAGAACAAGCTTCGGCGTGTTGACTTTTGTCAGACGGTTGGTATCTAGTGCTGGATCTGCTGTAGTTTGCCAAGCTCGTTGCAAGGTCAAAGCCTCCGTTGATCATCCAGCCTAACTGGAATATGTATAGATTGCGATCCGGCAAGAATACAGGATAATCTGACATGATCTCCACCTCCCAGATCCCTGGCAGCCATTAATCGCGCTCTTAATTGCACTCCATACATATACGCATGGTGCAAAGCTGATCGACCAGGAACCAAGAATCGATCCCATGGCCGGCCACACCCACACCGGATTGACCCCGTTCCTCGTCTCGCCGGCGAGTGGGCACGGCACGCCCACCTCTTCCTACGCCGGCTCCTGCTCCTATGCCGACGGCAAGGCCGCGCCGGAGACGGGCGACGCGGGGGCGGCGTTCGTGCTGGAGTCCAAAGGGACGTGGTGGCACGCGGGGTTCCACCTCACGACGGCCATGGTCGGGCCGACGGTGCTGACGCTGCCGTACGCGCTCCGGGGCATGGGCTGGGGCGTGGGCCTCACGGCGCtcaccgccgtcgccgccgtgacCTTTTACACCTACTACCTCATGTCCAGGGTGCTCGACCACTGCGAGGCCGCCGGCCGTCGACACATCCGCTTCCGGGAGCTCGCCGCCGACGTCCTCGGTATGTTCCTCTGCTTCGTCAACAATTAATCTGCAACTAATTAATGTTAACCGATTAATTAGCAGCGTTATTAATCTGCGGTTATTATCTCGGCAGGATCTGGGTGGATATTCTACCTGGTGGTGACGGTGCAGACGTTGATCAACGCCGGGATCACCATCGGCAGCATCCTCATAGCCGGCAACTGCCTACAGGTACAGCATATAACCACACATGGTTTGATTTTCAGAAACTCATATGTATTTCCCTAAAAAGGAGCTCCTATGAACTTTATTTGGCACCCTTTTGCAATCCCCAAACATGGGACATGTAACCAAGAGTCCAAGACTGAAGTTGCGCGCTGATGTCATGGACAAACCATGCAAAGAAAATGCTGTTTGTGGGAATAAAAATGTTTTTCCTATAGCTTAGTTAGCCCGTCTAACTTAAGTGATTTTTCTTTCGCAGATTATGTACACAAGCCTGACGCCTGATGGCCCGTTGAAGCTGTACCATTTCATCATGGTCGTCGCCGTCGTGCTGGCTCTGTTCTCGCAGATGCCGTCGTTCCACTCGCTGCGCTACATTAACCTAGGCTCCCTGCTCCTCTGCTTTGGCTACACCATCCTCGTCTCCGGTGCTTGCATCCGGGCAGGTAAACATATCCTACACACCTCCTTGGTATTTCTTATGTTTTGCTAATTCTCTGAAAATAGCTGTCTGTCAAGTTAAACATCACCGAATTTGCATGTCATTCGTGCATTTGTGAGTTGCAAGGTTTTTCAGTTCTGAATTTGCTCCCGTTAGTCGTAACTTGTGACGAGTTTTGCAACTGGATTTGATAATATCACTTGATCAAGAACTAGGTTAATTCTTATTTAGGAATTAGTCACATCTTAAAAGAAAAAAAATCTATTGACATGTCAATTCTGATTTTTTGATAGGTATGTCGAGCAACGCTCCTGTGAAGGATTACTCGTTGAGCCCGTCCATGTCCGGGAAGACCTTCGACGCATTCATGTCCATCTCCATCCTGGCCACCGTGTTTGGCAACGGCATCCTACCGGAGATCCAGGCCACGCTGGCGCCACCGGCGGCCGGGAAGATGGTGAAGGCGCTGACGATGTGCTACGCCGTGGTCTTCTTCACATTCTACCTGTCGGCCATCTCCGGCTACTGGGCCTTCGGCAACGCGGTGCAGTCCAACGCCCTGCAGAGCCTTATGCCGGACGAGGGTCCCGCGCTGGCGCCGACGTGGCTGCTCGGCCTCTCTGTGATGCTCGTCCTCCTGCAGCTGCTGGCCATCGCGCTGGTGTACTCGCAGGTGGCGTACGAGATCATGGAGAAGCGGTCGGCGGACGCGGCGCACGGGAGGTTCTCGCGGCGGAATCTGGTGCCGCGCGTGGCGCTGCGGACCGGGTACGTGGCGGCATGCGCGTTCGTGGCGGCGGCGCTGCCCTTCTTCGGCGACATCGTGGGCGTGGTCGGTGCCCTCGGGTTCATCCCGCTCGACTTTGTGCTCCCCGTCGTCATGTACAACGTGGCGCTGGCACCGCCTAGGAGATCCCTGGTGTACGTAGCCCATGTGGTGATCATCATCGTGTTTACTGCCGTCGGGGTCATTGGCGCCGTGGCGTCCGTGAGGAAGCTCGTGCTCGACGCAGGGCAGTTCAAGCCGTTTAGCGATCACGTTGTTGACTAAATTTGAAACTATGTTAGGGTCGTGTACTTCAATCGCGCCCGTGAAGTTAACCCTGCATGCCGTAGTTGAGTTTCCAGGTGCCTTCTTTTCAATGAATATGATTGGATAAATGAGAGAAGGAGGGGTGAACCAAAAATGTAGATCATGAGGATCTTGTCAATTTTGCTCAGTTCACCAGGGGACGACACTATTAACATGCGAATTGAAGAAACTAGCCATTGCATAAAGTGCTTGCATATCCGCTAAAAAAGTACTTGCGAGGCAAGGATATGGATCGGTAACAATAATGGCTAGTCTTGACAATTTGAGGTTACCCTTAACGTCGATGCTGTCCTGCTGTGGCTAATGAAGACGCAGTTGTTCTTCAAGTATCTAGgcctcaataacagccatcagtcCTAACTCTGAAGTATCTGCTTTTGGATATGAGATACAAGGGTGTGACTCTTTCTCAGTCGATTGAAAACTAACTTCGTTCTCAGTCAGATGATTTCAtcaaacctcagttgcatctcatGACTAACACAAATCACAATGCAAATCAAATGGTGTAGAACTTGACTGAACACGAAATTAGTTCTCAGCTAGCTGAAAACTAGCAAATCCCGAGACAAAAGTCTCAACACAAGTTTACTTTAGCATGCAGCCATGCTTCAACCATGTGTTCAAACTAGTATCTTAAGATATCCAACTCAGACTGATACTTCAAGAATCTTCTTGGGGTTTTGGGTATTATGCATATGTGGTGTATATGTTTATATGAGCAGTTAACAACTTGATTAGGTGTTTCATCATGTTCACTTAAGCACTCCGTGGGAAGGTAATGTTCGTGTCTCGTTCTACATCTTCGTCATCGCTACAAATAGTCTTCAAGGGCATTCTGTTGAGTCCTTGATTTTGGAAAAGGATACACCATGAGTCCTTGGTTGATTCTTGTAGCTGGAGGTCACCATCAAGCAGTTCTTCGTCGTCATGATAGCATTAATAAAGCTAGACTAACGGACAGGTGTACCTACGGAAATTCTACGAACAAATGTGGACTGAATTGGTTGGCTAAGCTTGCAAAAAAAAATCGGGTGCAGTTTCAGTTTCGGCCCTACGTGATGTGCCATGTCCTAGTCGGCTCTGTGGGTGCATCCTCGGCAACGGGGAACTCCCATGTGCTCATAGggatagggtgtgcgtgcgtgcgttcatatggGTGAATGTATGTACGtttttgtgagcgtctgcgtctaTACTGTGTTTCATAAGAAAAGAAAGGAATTGACTCAGAGGTGTCTGGatcctcttcttctagcaatcctgcaaagcaaagtgttgccttgtgtccccaactccaccgtgtggttgtcaagcacaaaatTTTGTATTAGTAATTGTAGATAAAAGACGTAGTAAAAGTAAAGTAAATAAGCAATATAAACTTACCAAAAACAGTAAAGAGATAGTtgtttttgggttttgtgtgtgatTAAGTAAACATAGCACTATAATAGAACTATAATAGATAGAACTAtgttactccatctaatacactttTAATAGAACTATAATAGATAGAACTATAATAGAATTATAATTCACTTtttccctagtgaggtagcaaaggaAAAGGTAAAACTATAATAGATCACGAATCTGTTGTCAATATTCAATAattaaaaccatgctactccatctaatacacacatctctccacacatgttcttgcatacaagttggatcagaacaagcACTTAAGAacagggtacataatatgcatctatcaatgcaTCACATAATAGCTTCCAATCTCAtatcacaatatcatagaataaagatccaccacataggaattacatatatgaccataatcatgttggacagctcatatggtactaagatctatgaagaacaagagataaatagatcaagctactacaacaaacccatagtccagaggtggattACTACCCCTTCATTATGGTGTTGATgtggaagacgttggagaagttggagatccctccggcgacAGCTCCGGCggtttcccccccccccccccccctccaatCTTATTAGGAGGTGTAGATGGTTTGGAGCCACTTCTGAGAGGTGCTAGGTTGAGTTAGCTCATTTTCATACCCAGTGGATTGTACATCAAAACAACCGAAATAGCATTTGTACGGTATTACGGTTTTAGATTGAGTACAAAATTATTTTAAGTATATAGTTATCATTAATATCCTGGTAGCTTGAGTGTCGAATATTTTATAAAAAGCCATTTAAAGGGACATACTTTATAATTTTTTGTTAGCTATGTGAATGATAGTTAATCCTACTATTTAGAACTTAACCTATCCCGAGATATTTGTTACATGCCACTTTGGAGTACTTCACAAAAAATATCGAAAGATACTAGTGAATACTGAACAAGAACACATACATATAAACTATAATTCATCTAAGTGTCACAAAGTGATATATGAAGGCATGTGATTTCAGCTCCTTTTTTCTACGTTCATAAGAAACCCCGCTTAATGAATGTTCATTTAAGAAAAAATGTATCAGATGCTAACATAATTATCCTTTCGAGACACTATTTGAATGTATCATAGATGGTCCTTGCAACGAGCGAACATTGAATTTATAACACGGTATCATAAATTTTAGCAATATTTATATGTATTTATTTTTGCTAAGTGTAATGCAAAAGACATCACTtaataaatgaaaaaaaaataGTATGAACAATTTATAACCATTTAAAACTTGGGTTGATCTCACCAATTAGCATTAAGAATTTTTTTGTTCCTACGGCAGACTGGTAAAAAAAAAATTCGATTGTTAGGTATATGTCTAAGATGCAATAGACACCGAGAGCCAAAACCTTTCGGCATCCTGTAGGGCCCTCATGTTGATCATGGTGCAAAGGGAAACATGCGTCGTCTCACCTAATCTCTGTTGCAGACGTGGCATTACCAACATAGTGCAGGACTACAATAGTCACAATAGTCAGCTGCGCGTCGATGCCATCGGTGAGCTCGACGCCCACAGGGGTCGCTTATTGTAAATGCAGGTGTAATGTGCTAGTGAAGTGCTAGCAAGATTGGGGGTTGTTTAGCTTTCTAGGGTAGACTTCTAGCAAAGTTTCAACCCTTGCCAGCTCATATCAATCGAATCACATCCATCTCGCTCCATCTTTATTTTAGATATTGAATGACATGGTAACAAATTCTGGATTTGAAATTGAGCTTCGATAGCTTTCAAGACTTAGGTTGGATGAAATTCGTAGAATTGTTTCTAATATTCCTATTGTGCACCTTAGAAACATAGATGAGTGGAAGATGAGGTTGAGAACTTGGAGAACGGTTTTCTCAAGATTGGAACATAAATACAGAGAGTGCTTATAGAGAACATATATATGATGGATTTTCTTGCTCAGGGGTGGTTGAAATAGATAAAGATAGTGAAATTATAGCACTTTTCTCATAGGTCCAGATATAGCTTCGTGAGGGAGGAGGAAATAAAGTGGTGGAAACGGTACAAGGACAAGGAATTGTTGTTTGGGCGATGGCAATACCAAATATTTTATGACAAAAGCTAGCGGTTGCAGGAGACGAATAACATTTTTCTTACAGAAATGGAGAGGAGGTGGCAACTTTATGTTGATATTATAAAGCATGTGACAAGTTTCTATAAATCTTTGTTTGGTAGAATGGCCATATTTTAATTCGCAAACAAATTTTTTTTGTGGGAAAATGTTTGTTTATTTTGAGAATGATTTTCTTAATTATTTTTTGAAAATGTGTTGTGTATTAACCAGAAAACATTGTTTgaatctgaaggagatatgccctagaggcaataataaagtggttattatttatatctttatgtttatgataaatgtttatatatcatgctagaattgtattaaccgaaacattaatacatgtgtgatatgtagacaaacaagaagtccctagtatgcctcttaaactagcttgttgattaatggatgattagtttcataatcatg
This Lolium perenne isolate Kyuss_39 chromosome 1, Kyuss_2.0, whole genome shotgun sequence DNA region includes the following protein-coding sequences:
- the LOC127340299 gene encoding probable GABA transporter 2 produces the protein MAVGDPGRDGRMDDGLRPRASDLPGSGWAFYLVVAVQTAINTGTTIGIFITGYWAFGKTVRSNAMQSFMPETGPSLAPTWLLGLAVVLVLLQLLAIALLYAQVAYEVMEKMLADPTQGRFSRRNLMPRLALRTIYVAFCAFVAAALPFFGAIVGVIGSVGFIPLDFVIPVVMYNMAVSPPRRSLVYITNLMIMVVFTGVGVIGDVASIRKLVLNAGRFKLFTTLAPPAAGKMAKALVICYSVASFTFYLPAITGYWAFGKTVRSNAMQSLMPETGPSLAPTWLLGLAVVLVLLQLLAIALLYAQVAYEVMEKMLADPTQGRFSRRNLMPRLALRTIYVAFCAFVAAALPFFGAIVGVIGSVGFIPLDFVIPVVMYNMAVSPPRRSLVYITNLMIMVVFTGVGVIGAVASIRKLVLNAGRFKLFSDHAFN
- the LOC127327821 gene encoding probable GABA transporter 2 yields the protein MAGHTHTGLTPFLVSPASGHGTPTSSYAGSCSYADGKAAPETGDAGAAFVLESKGTWWHAGFHLTTAMVGPTVLTLPYALRGMGWGVGLTALTAVAAVTFYTYYLMSRVLDHCEAAGRRHIRFRELAADVLGSGWIFYLVVTVQTLINAGITIGSILIAGNCLQIMYTSLTPDGPLKLYHFIMVVAVVLALFSQMPSFHSLRYINLGSLLLCFGYTILVSGACIRAGMSSNAPVKDYSLSPSMSGKTFDAFMSISILATVFGNGILPEIQATLAPPAAGKMVKALTMCYAVVFFTFYLSAISGYWAFGNAVQSNALQSLMPDEGPALAPTWLLGLSVMLVLLQLLAIALVYSQVAYEIMEKRSADAAHGRFSRRNLVPRVALRTGYVAACAFVAAALPFFGDIVGVVGALGFIPLDFVLPVVMYNVALAPPRRSLVYVAHVVIIIVFTAVGVIGAVASVRKLVLDAGQFKPFSDHVVD